A portion of the Elephas maximus indicus isolate mEleMax1 chromosome 24, mEleMax1 primary haplotype, whole genome shotgun sequence genome contains these proteins:
- the LOC126066952 gene encoding left-right determination factor 2-like isoform X2, which produces MWPLWLCWALWVLPLVGPAAALTEEQVRASLLQQLHLSQVSVLDKADVEDLVIPAHVRAQYVALLHRSHGVLSRGKRFSQKFREVAGRLLASEAALRRHERLFQRSARARVTVEWLRVRDDGTNRTSLIDSRLVSLHESGWKAFDVTEAVSLWQQLSRPRQPLVLQVSVQREHLGPLASDAHKLVRFASQVAGDAGQREPQLELHTLDLKAYGAQGDCDPEVPVTEGTRCCRQETYIDLQGMKWAENWVLEPPGFLAYECVGACQQPQEPLTFQWPFLGPRQCIASETASLPMIVGIKEGGRARPQVVSLPNLRVQKCSCASDGATVPRELEP; this is translated from the exons ATGTGGCCGCTGTGGCTCTGCTGGGCGCTCTGGGTGCTGCCCCTGGTTGGCCCTGCGGCAGCCCTGACTGAGGAGCAGGTCCGGGCCAGCCTGCTGCAGCAGCTGCACCTCAGCCAGGTGTCCGTCCTGGACAAGGCTGACGTGGAGGACCTGGTCATCCCTGCCCACGTGAGGGCCCAGTACGTGGCCCTGCTGCATCGCAGCCACGGGGTCCTCTCCCGCGGGAAGAGGTTCAGCCAGAAATTCCGAG AGGTGGCCGGCAGGCTCCTGGCGTCGGAG GCCGCGCTCCGCAGGCACGAGCGGCTCTTCCAGCGCAGCGCCCGGGCCCGGGTCACGGTCGAGTGGCTGCGCGTGCGCGACGACGGCACCAACCGCACGTCCCTCATCGACTccag GCTGGTGTCCCTCCACGAGAGTGGCTGGAAGGCCTTCGACGTGACCGAGGCGGTGAGCCTCTGGCAGCAGCTGAGCCGGCCCCGGCAGCCGCTGGTGCTGCAGGTGTCGGTGCAGAGGGAGCACCTGGGCCCGCTGGCCTCCGACGCCCACAAGCTGGTGCGCTTCGCCTCCCAGGTGGCGGGGGACGCGGGGCAGCGCGAGCCCCAGCTGGAGCTGCACACCCTGGACCTGAAGGCCTATGG AGCTCAGGGTGACTGTGACCCTGAGGTGCCAGTGACTGAGGGCACACGCTGCTGCCGCCAGGAGACCTACATTGACCTGCAGGGGATGAAATGGGCTGAGAACTGGGTCCTGGAGCCCCCGGGCTTCCTGGCCTACGAGTGTGTGGGCGCCTGCCAGCAGCCACAGGAGCCCCTGACCTTCCAGTGGCCGTTTCTGGGGCCGCGACAGTGCATCGCCTCAGAGACGGCCTCCCTGCCCATGATTGTCGGTATcaaggagggaggcagggccaggcCCCAGGTGGTGAGCCTCCCCAACCTGCGGGTGCAGAAATGCAGCTGCGCCTCTGACGGGGCAACCGTGCCTAGGGAGCTGGAGCCATAG
- the LOC126066952 gene encoding left-right determination factor 2-like isoform X1, with amino-acid sequence MWPLWLCWALWVLPLVGPAAALTEEQVRASLLQQLHLSQVSVLDKADVEDLVIPAHVRAQYVALLHRSHGVLSRGKRFSQKFREVAGRLLASEASTHLLVFRMEQRLPPDSELVQAVLRLFQEPVPKAALRRHERLFQRSARARVTVEWLRVRDDGTNRTSLIDSRLVSLHESGWKAFDVTEAVSLWQQLSRPRQPLVLQVSVQREHLGPLASDAHKLVRFASQVAGDAGQREPQLELHTLDLKAYGAQGDCDPEVPVTEGTRCCRQETYIDLQGMKWAENWVLEPPGFLAYECVGACQQPQEPLTFQWPFLGPRQCIASETASLPMIVGIKEGGRARPQVVSLPNLRVQKCSCASDGATVPRELEP; translated from the exons ATGTGGCCGCTGTGGCTCTGCTGGGCGCTCTGGGTGCTGCCCCTGGTTGGCCCTGCGGCAGCCCTGACTGAGGAGCAGGTCCGGGCCAGCCTGCTGCAGCAGCTGCACCTCAGCCAGGTGTCCGTCCTGGACAAGGCTGACGTGGAGGACCTGGTCATCCCTGCCCACGTGAGGGCCCAGTACGTGGCCCTGCTGCATCGCAGCCACGGGGTCCTCTCCCGCGGGAAGAGGTTCAGCCAGAAATTCCGAG AGGTGGCCGGCAGGCTCCTGGCGTCGGAGGCCTCCACGCACCTGCTGGTGTTCCGCATGGAGCAGCGGCTGCCCCCCGACAGCGAGCTGGTGCAGGCTGTGCTGCGGCTCTTCCAGGAGCCGGTCCCCAAGGCCGCGCTCCGCAGGCACGAGCGGCTCTTCCAGCGCAGCGCCCGGGCCCGGGTCACGGTCGAGTGGCTGCGCGTGCGCGACGACGGCACCAACCGCACGTCCCTCATCGACTccag GCTGGTGTCCCTCCACGAGAGTGGCTGGAAGGCCTTCGACGTGACCGAGGCGGTGAGCCTCTGGCAGCAGCTGAGCCGGCCCCGGCAGCCGCTGGTGCTGCAGGTGTCGGTGCAGAGGGAGCACCTGGGCCCGCTGGCCTCCGACGCCCACAAGCTGGTGCGCTTCGCCTCCCAGGTGGCGGGGGACGCGGGGCAGCGCGAGCCCCAGCTGGAGCTGCACACCCTGGACCTGAAGGCCTATGG AGCTCAGGGTGACTGTGACCCTGAGGTGCCAGTGACTGAGGGCACACGCTGCTGCCGCCAGGAGACCTACATTGACCTGCAGGGGATGAAATGGGCTGAGAACTGGGTCCTGGAGCCCCCGGGCTTCCTGGCCTACGAGTGTGTGGGCGCCTGCCAGCAGCCACAGGAGCCCCTGACCTTCCAGTGGCCGTTTCTGGGGCCGCGACAGTGCATCGCCTCAGAGACGGCCTCCCTGCCCATGATTGTCGGTATcaaggagggaggcagggccaggcCCCAGGTGGTGAGCCTCCCCAACCTGCGGGTGCAGAAATGCAGCTGCGCCTCTGACGGGGCAACCGTGCCTAGGGAGCTGGAGCCATAG